A single Populus nigra chromosome 13, ddPopNigr1.1, whole genome shotgun sequence DNA region contains:
- the LOC133670364 gene encoding uncharacterized protein LOC133670364: MALAFIYSLQNVWPLSILKVDDLKASNEIVRKLSIPENTKRFVFAVRDPKSQSVIYILCAQNLSERSAVDVECLVREVRPDAVVAQVGHSALVDIQTEESELGNIVDELVPTSSFGVIKRCFLEKINKEKYEDVAGNLVLREMFGTSFHGHILAARRVAKEVGSSFLVLETSSINTVIGDINSSEADTGSKFHAFVSSLVPQKVGSIASQSSKRFSLDDNVQSRMVKLLSSYMDVSLWKLSPSSSVSESGLKEIQPGNTFQVPPFAQSVYPLLLDLHNIFIDLPFIGRALAFAQKMLDDVNRGEAVDTKIISEVHTFRVAVEGLRIALNSAGRLPIKEAGKPNKTKVEFSELQVQDKSNALIAQALQSQTRKFKTIVAVVDASGLAGIRKHWNTPVSPEVKDLVGKLVTNCESDGEVPNHDEKRRLLSNKPMVAVGAGATAIFGASSLSKVVHASTFMKVVTFKFPTALKLLLIQTQKIMAISMGKTLGPTKLLAPGLANSGANATSALKAAVSAEKIRTVVHSVIASAEKTSFSTMRTAFYEIMRKRQVQPIGVLPWAAFGCSVATCSALLMYGDGIECAVESLPAAPSIASLGRGIQSLHQASQVVVQTDGTRIQTSIESLMNRLRKVKMQ, from the coding sequence ATGGCACTTGCATTTATCTATAGTCTACAAAACGTGTGGCCTTTGTCAATATTGAAAGTTGATGATTTGAAAGCATCTAATGAAATAGTTAGGAAGCTTTCTATACCAGAGAACACgaaaagatttgtttttgcaGTTCGCGATCCGAAATCTCAATCTGTGATTTATATACTCTGTGCTCAGAATTTATCTGAGAGGTCGGCTGTAGACGTTGAGTGCCTTGTTAGGGAGGTTCGGCCAGATGCTGTAGTGGCTCAGGTGGGTCATTCGGCGTTGGTTGATATTCAAACTGAAGAGAGTGAATTAGGAAATATTGTTGATGAGCTAGTTCCCACTTCGTCATTTGGAGTGATTAAAAGATGCTTTTTAGAAAAGATTAATAAGGAAAAGTATGAAGATGTGGCTGGCAACTTGGTTTTGAGAGAAATGTTTGGGACTAGTTTTCACGGGCATATCTTGGCTGCCAGGAGGGTGGCCAAGGAGGTCGGTTCATCTTTTTTGGTGCTGGAAACATCATCCATTAATACAGTTATCGGGGACATTAATTCGAGTGAAGCTGACACAGGGAGCAAATTTCATGCTTTTGTTAGTAGTTTAGTGCCACAGAAAGTGGGTTCGATTGCTTCGCAAAGTTCAAAGAGGTTTAGTCTTGATGATAATGTTCAGTCACGGATGGTGAAGTTGTTATCTTCTTATATGGATGTGTCATTGTGGAAGTTGAGTCCATCAAGTTCTGTTTCAGAGTCAGGATTAAAAGAAATTCAGCCAGGAAACACTTTCCAGGTGCCACCATTTGCCCAATCTGTTTATCCATTACTCCTGGATctacataatatatttattgatcTCCCATTCATTGGGAGGGCTTTAGCCTTTGCACAGAAAATGCTAGATGATGTAAACAGGGGGGAAGCTGTGGATACCAAAATTATATCTGAAGTGCACACCTTCCGAGTTGCTGTTGAGGGGCTGAGAATTGCCCTTAACAGTGCCGGTCGATTGCCCATTAAAGAAGCGGGGAAGCCCAACAAGACTAAAGTTGAGTTTTCAGAGCTTCAGGTTCAGGACAAGTCAAATGCTCTCATTGCACAGGCCCTTCAAAGCCAGACTAGGAAGTTCAAGACTATAGTAGCCGTGGTGGATGCTAGTGGCTTAGCAGGTATTAGGAAACATTGGAACACTCCTGTTTCTCCAGAAGTGAAGGATTTGGTTGGGAAGCTTGTCACTAATTGTGAAAGTGATGGAGAAGTTCCTAATCATGATGAAAAGAGACGGCTACTTTCTAACAAGCCTATGGTGGCAGTTGGAGCTGGGGCAACAGCAATTTTTGGAGCTTCGTCTCTTTCCAAAGTTGTTCATGCATCGACATTCATGAAGGTTGTTACATTTAAATTTCCTACTGCCCTTAAGCTTTTGCTGATCCAAACTCAAAAGATAATGGCAATATCTATGGGCAAGACTCTTGGTCCAACAAAACTGCTGGCCCCTGGACTGGCCAATTCTGGAGCCAATGCAACATCTGCGTTGAAAGCAGCTGTTTCTGCTGAGAAAATCCGGACAGTGGTCCACAGTGTTATAGCCTCTGCTGAGAAAACCAGTTTTTCAACTATGAGAACAGCTTTCTATGAAATAATGAGAAAACGGCAGGTGCAACCTATTGGTGTCCTACCTTGGGCAGCATTTGGTTGCAGTGTTGCAACTTGCTCAGCATTGCTCATGTATGGAGATGGGATTGAATGTGCTGTTGAATCTCTTCCTGCAGCCCCGTCAATTGCCAGTTTGGGTCGTGGGATTCAAAGTTTGCACCAGGCATCTCAAGTAGTTGTGCAGACAGATGGCACCAGAATACAAACATCTATAGAGTCTTTGATGAACAGGTTGAGGAAAGTAAAGATGCAATAA
- the LOC133671484 gene encoding CMP-sialic acid transporter 3-like: protein MKNGTLECSVCHSKLVSPNSRTYSKAYDRHKIRVSSKQRALNVLLVVGDCVLVGLQPILVYMSKVDGKFNFSPLSVNFLIEAAKVLFAIVMLLFQARHQKVGEKPLLSISTFVQAARNNVLLAVPALLYAINNYLKFIMQLYFNPATVKMLSNLKVLVIAVLLKFIMRRRFSIIQWEALALLLIGISVNQLRSLPEGTSAMGLPVATGAYIYTLVFVTVPSMASVFNEYAMKSQYDTSIYLQNVFLYGYGAIFNFLAILGTVVVKGPSSFNILEGHSKATMLLIFNNAAQGILSSFFFKYADTILKKYSSTVATIFTGIASAALFGHTLTINFMLGISIVFISMHQFFSPLAKVKDEQQNGITELRDVPEKLKSKDSFLDLAAAAHVETTRHAGEDERRPLLPT, encoded by the exons ATGAAGAACGGCACGTTAGAATGCAGTGTGTGCCATTCGAAATTGGTTTCTCCAAATTCTAGAACATATTCGAAGGCTTATGACCGGCATAAGATCAGGGTTTCATCAAAGCAGCGTGCCCTTAATGTGCTTTTGGTTGTTGGCGATTGTGTCCTAGTTGGTTTACAG CCAATTTTGGTTTATATGTCCAAGGTGGATGGGAAGTTCAATTTTAGCCCGCTTAGCGTTAACTTCTTGATAGAGGCTGCGAAGGTTCTGTTTGCAATTGTCATGCTTTTGTTCCAG GCGAGGCATCAGAAAGTTGGAGAGAAGCCCCTTCTATCAATCTCCACATTTGTACAG GCAGCTCGTAATAATGTTCTTCTTGCAGTTCCAGCTCTTCTTTATGCTATCAATAACTATCTGAAATTCATCATGCAG TTATATTTCAATCCTGCAACTGTGAAGATGCTGAGCAATTTGAAG GTTTTGGTAATTGCTGTTTTACTGAAATTCATAATGAGACGTCGGTTTTCCATAATTCAG TGGGAAGCTCTTGCTTTGTTGCTCATCGGAATAAGTGTAAATCAGTTGCGCTCTTTACCTGAAGGTACTAGCGCTATGGGCCTTCCAGTTGCAACGGGTGCATACATCTACACATTGGTCTTT GTGACTGTTCCATCTATGGCCTCTGTATTTAATGAATATGCTATGAAGAGCCAATATGACACAAGCATATACCTACAG aatgtatttttatatggaTATGGTGCTATATTCAACTTTTTAGCAATACTGGGAACTGTCGTGGTCAAAG GACCCAGTAGCTTTAACATCCTGGAAGGACATTCAAAAGCTACCATGCTTCTAATATTTAACAATGCAGCCCAAGgaattttgtcttcttttttcttcaaatatgcAG ATACAATCCTGAAGAAGTACTCTTCAACAGTCGCAACAATCTTCACTGGCATTGCATCTGCTGCGTTGTTTGGTCATACTTTGACCATAAACTTTATGTTAGGAATTTCTATTGTGTTCATCTCGATGCACCAG TTCTTTTCACCACTTGCAAAAGTCAAGGACGAACAGCAGAATGGAATAACAGAACTGAGGGATGTTCCTGAGAAACTCAA GTCAAAAGATTCGTTCCTAGATTTGGCAGCAGCAGCTCATGTAGAG ACAACTCGTCATGCAGGAGAGGATGAAAGACGGCCTCTACTCCCTACCTAA